The following coding sequences are from one Pseudomonas mendocina window:
- a CDS encoding DUF6685 family protein: MSLSEPSTLSTRLTALAQRLGLIGRGSRQIFSRASTLRLPFKALPTPGDSICWHETPQLQRLLNLPRGALSGPVQEDKAQAHSALTQVVEAQTQQLQSFDLRMIDGFACSTATPGYASFEDYAASEHCKQIRIISYKDFLKTISLPLPRFLAGDSIELRQANWRGTRTFWAGEQQGEAFASAIAYARMRGLEVLLPANLVRYSLNTAGLDNLQRRYHVLAMPGEAWSDPSFMGLLLDNGLPYARLSLLKTTGSPEFLLLPKEHLEATALGEGLRLAGAPDVLSYLHDLNR; encoded by the coding sequence ATGAGCCTGTCCGAGCCTTCCACCCTCAGCACTCGCCTGACCGCCCTGGCACAACGCCTGGGGCTGATCGGACGCGGCTCGCGACAAATTTTTTCCAGGGCCAGCACCTTGCGTCTGCCCTTCAAGGCTCTGCCGACACCTGGCGACAGCATCTGCTGGCACGAAACCCCACAACTGCAACGGCTGCTCAACCTGCCCCGCGGCGCCCTCTCCGGCCCCGTTCAAGAGGACAAGGCCCAGGCACACTCCGCTCTGACTCAGGTGGTAGAGGCACAGACCCAGCAGCTGCAATCCTTCGACCTGCGCATGATCGATGGCTTTGCCTGCAGCACCGCGACACCGGGTTACGCCAGCTTCGAGGACTATGCGGCCAGCGAACACTGCAAGCAGATCCGCATCATCAGCTACAAGGACTTCCTCAAGACCATCAGCCTGCCGTTGCCGCGCTTCCTCGCTGGCGACTCGATCGAACTGCGCCAGGCTAATTGGCGCGGTACTCGCACCTTCTGGGCAGGGGAACAACAGGGCGAAGCCTTCGCCAGCGCCATCGCTTACGCACGCATGCGCGGGCTGGAAGTGCTACTGCCAGCCAATCTGGTTCGCTACAGCCTCAATACCGCGGGATTGGACAATCTGCAGAGGCGCTACCACGTGCTCGCCATGCCAGGTGAAGCCTGGAGCGACCCGAGCTTCATGGGCCTGTTGCTGGACAATGGTCTGCCCTACGCTCGCCTGTCACTGCTGAAGACCACAGGCTCTCCCGAGTTTCTTCTGCTACCCAAAGAACACCTGGAAGCGACTGCATTGGGCGAAGGCCTACGTCTGGCAGGAGCGCCTGACGTATTGAGCTATCTGCACGATCTGAATCGCTGA
- a CDS encoding DUF2835 domain-containing protein, with protein MPSLVLDIALSAERLQAIYRGHANRIIAQSRDGRRVSLPAHHLRPYLTHAGIYGSFMLEFSSSGELLSLRPLA; from the coding sequence ATGCCCAGCTTGGTGCTGGATATTGCGTTATCGGCCGAACGGTTGCAGGCCATCTATCGGGGTCATGCCAACAGGATTATTGCGCAAAGTCGCGACGGCCGCCGCGTCAGTTTACCGGCCCATCACCTGCGGCCCTATCTGACTCATGCGGGCATCTATGGTTCCTTCATGCTGGAGTTCAGCAGCTCGGGCGAACTTTTGAGCTTACGCCCTTTGGCTTGA
- a CDS encoding helix-turn-helix transcriptional regulator, translating to MSTPRTAERTRTELAEFLRSRRERISPQEVGLPAGNRRRTPGLRREEVAALAGVGLSWYTWLEQGRDISVSATFLDNLSRALKLDTSERRHLFLLAHQRLPAEPGKTWCTVPALIHRLMGDLPASPAYVLNLRWDVLAWNAAADRVFGFSALPAERRNLLWMLFTYPAMRELFTPWEEQARQILSSFRRDFVRATQAADIAALVKELERASPDFRDCWRQQDIQGSCQGVRDLHIAALGKVTFEHITLTIDEDRHLKLVYYAARQGCSQTCAFERWLQQEVVPV from the coding sequence ATGAGCACGCCGCGCACAGCCGAACGCACGCGCACGGAGCTGGCCGAATTCCTGCGTAGCCGCCGCGAACGTATTTCACCGCAGGAGGTGGGGCTGCCCGCCGGTAACCGACGGCGCACGCCTGGGCTGCGTCGAGAGGAAGTCGCGGCTTTGGCCGGGGTGGGCTTGTCCTGGTACACCTGGCTCGAACAAGGGCGGGATATCAGTGTGTCTGCGACCTTTCTCGACAACCTCTCGAGGGCGCTCAAGCTGGATACCTCCGAGCGGCGCCATCTGTTCCTGCTCGCCCATCAGCGCCTGCCAGCCGAGCCGGGCAAGACCTGGTGCACGGTACCGGCGCTGATTCATCGGCTGATGGGTGACCTGCCTGCGAGTCCGGCCTACGTGCTCAATCTTCGCTGGGACGTGCTGGCCTGGAATGCTGCGGCCGATCGTGTGTTCGGTTTTTCTGCGCTGCCGGCGGAGCGCCGCAATTTACTGTGGATGCTGTTCACCTATCCGGCTATGCGCGAGCTGTTCACCCCCTGGGAAGAGCAGGCACGGCAGATACTTTCCAGCTTCCGTCGCGACTTCGTGCGGGCCACGCAGGCGGCGGATATCGCTGCCCTGGTCAAGGAGCTGGAGAGGGCCTCACCAGACTTCAGGGACTGCTGGCGGCAGCAGGACATACAGGGTTCCTGCCAGGGCGTGCGTGATCTGCACATTGCCGCGCTCGGCAAGGTGACGTTCGAGCACATCACGCTGACCATCGACGAGGATCGTCATCTGAAGCTGGTCTACTACGCGGCCAGGCAAGGCTGTTCGCAGACTTGCGCTTTCGAGAGGTGGCTACAGCAAGAGGTGGTGCCAGTCTGA